GACACAGATAAAAAATATCTGCACCTAAGCTGCGTCGCTTGGCAATAGGGATAATGTTACGTCACATTATCGATTGTATTGGTTATTTTATCTTTAAAATCAAAGGCGATGCAAGTCCCTAAATCGCTGGACCGTACATGAATGGTGCCTTTCAACTTATCTTTTACGATGGAAAAAACAATGCTCAATCCCAAACTGTCTTCTCTTATGGTATTAATGTCAAATCCCTTGCCATTATCGGAAACTGAAATGTGGGAATAAATCCCTCTTTTCTCAATCTTGATGATGATTTCTCCTTTTTCCCGCCCATCATCAAAGGCGTACTGCAAGGAGTTGTGCAGCAACTCGCTGACCACTAGTGCCACCGAGGTGGAAATCTCCGAATCCACTTGAAATCCGTCTCCTTTTATAGCCACAGTCACATCCATGGAAGGCTCCAGAAAGTACCTCAGCGTACTGTCTTTAATGTTTTCCAGCACCTCTCGAAGATTGACTTGATCTACCCCTACCTTAGCCAGCAGTTCATGGGTGCTGGCGATAGCCAAGACCCGACTCATGCTCTCCTCCAGGACCTTTTTAGCCCCTGGGTTCTTTGCCCGTCGTCCCTGTAAGCGAAGCAGGCTAGCAATCATCTGTAAACTGTTCTTTACTCGGTGATGAATCTCTTTGACAGCCACCGATTTTAAGATGATTTCCTTTTCCTTCTCTCGAAGGGTGGTAATGTCCTGTATCATGACGGCGAAATCTACATTATTGTTCTTAAGAGCTATCTGTTTTACCATTAAGGTCAAATCTGACGTGTTGACTTCGATACCAGAATAATTTGCATCCTGGTCAAACCACTCCAGATTAGAGCCGTGTAGCGCAACAACCCGATAAGCTCGTCCTAGGATATCCGTGGTATAACCTAATCTTGAATACAAGTCGTAGGCAATCTTATTCCGATAGCTGACGTAGCCGTCCATATCCACTAGGATTAAAGCTTCGTCAATACATTCCGCCAGCCATAGGCTTTCATCTGTAAGCCGAGTTAACATGCTGGCAATCTTTTCATAACTCTGATTGCTGAAACGAATTCGATCCCGCATTTCATCGTTTTCATCGGCATGTTTTTCTTCGATGAGTACGCCGATCACCCGACCTTCAAACCAGATAGGTTCTACAGTCTGAATCACGTGGGCCTGCTCCTGTGTAACCGCCTTCATCTGTTTGGTCGGCAGCCCCAGCTTAAAGGTTCTGGCTACCGCAGGCTCATTTTGCGGCTCTGCCAACAATCCCACCACCGTCTTCTTGTACGAGGAAGGGACATTTTGCGGCTTAGCCTCCGCCACAACAATGGCCGTGGCATCGTCAGTTGTGAGACAATCTATGAAAAAATCCGCATCTGCTAGGTTGGCCATGGTCTGGAGGCCGACCTCTATTTTCTTGATCAGCTCAATTTCTTCATCTGTCAGATTGGTGTACGTCTTACATAAGTTTTCAATAGTATCCGGCATATCTCTGCTTCCTTTAGGCTAATATAATCTCTGCAATGCGCTTCATGGAGACCTTTTTTTCCTTGCTCAGATTTTTTATATACTCGTAAGCTTCGTTTTCTGTCATTCGCATGGATACCATCAACTGGCCTTTGGCCTTTTCAATGATAGTACGATTTTCCAAACGCTCTGTAATAGCTTCACATTGCTGCCTAATCTGATATACTTCCCGGCTTCTAGCTAAAGCAATCTCAATATTGGGTACTAATGCTCTTTCATCGATGGGCTTCACGATATAACCAGAAGCGCCAATCTTAGCAGCTCGGCTGATAAACTCTTCATCGCTGTAAGCGGTGAGCAGAATCACCGTTCCTGCCGTCCGTTCCTCGGTGATAACTTTGGCTGCTGACAGGCCATCCAGCAAAGGCATCTTGATGTCCAGTATGACTACATCCGGATTAATTCTTTTGCACATCTCAATGGCATCAAATCCTTCCGTCGCTTCTCCTGCCACACTGTATCCGGCATCCAACAGCATCTCCTTCAAATCCATCCTCGTGATCGGCTCATCTTCAGCGATGACAATCCGAATATCTTTTCTTCCCTTTTCCTTCATGTGCAACTCCCGGCAGGCTCCGCTGTACGTTCAGCATCTCATTGCCTGCTTTCATTATGATCGACTAATCTCCGCCCGAGCAAACCCCATTTTATCACAGAGCATGCTCATCACGTCCCGGATGCCCGCCTCTACAGCAGACACATCCCCCAGGATGACCAGCGATCCATTGAAACGATCCACAAACCCGATTGAAATATTGGCGGCCTTCGATGCAACATCCGCTGCAATCATGGCGCCTTCACTTGGAGTAATAGTTAATATGCCAATGGCCCCTTCATTTTGAATCATTCCCAGCTTCGGATACAAATCCTTGATGGGATTGGCAATGACATGAGCCAGCGTGACCTGTTTGCCAGGAACAAATTCCTGGATAATACGTTGTTTGTTGTCCTCCAATGCCTCACTTCCTTTCAGCACGGATTTTTAATTGGCTTGACTGATTCGACAAAAAAAGCACCTAAACAACTCTATGTGTCCAGACGCTACTTCGCAATCCTATGTTTCCAAGCCCTACACTACGCCGCATAGTGCTCTTACAAACTATGTGTTAATCATACCTAATTTCCTCAGTTCTGTCAATAATATTATTAAATTTTTCTATGGATTTATTTCTTTGAAAATTATGACAAATTCATTTAGCGCTTCTTGTCTATTTTTCCCTCAACCAATCCTTTAGCTGATCCATTCCTTCTCCGGTCATGCTGCTCACCCAAAAACGGGTAGATGCTCCCGCCTGTTCCAGATATAAGTCTGCCCGCCGAACCTGCTCGGGGCTGGCTTCGTCAATTTTGGTAACAATTCCCATCACAGGTTTGCCGAAGAACATGCTCCCAAAATTAGGTGCAAACATGGTGCTCTCATCTACTGCCGACTGCACCAAAGCGATAATATCTACATCGGCAGCCGTCACAGATAATGCTCCGTAAAAGCCCCGCTGTTCCATATATTCCCCTGGCGTATCGATAAACTGACCCTCTACCACCTGTACGGTTTGGGTTTTGTGATAACTCAACTGCTGATCGGTCATATATTGCGTTAAGGTGGTCTTTCCCGCCTGAGATCGGCCAACCAGTATGATTCGTTGCTTTCTGTCTTCCATCTTTGTCCCTCCCGTAGAAATGACAAAAATGTATCACAAAAAAATGCCCTTGTCAATCCGTGGACTAGACAAAGGCACTTTTTATACGTAAATTGAATTGGGCTCCGCCCCCAAAAACGTTCTTATTTTTTAGCTTGGACAAAAGACACAAAAGCTTCTGCCTGTGCTTCTAAAAACGGTTTACTGGAGGTAAGGGCCAGCTTGCCCTGCTCGTCCAGCTGCTGCATAGCACTAGGAACCGTCAACCTTGGCATGTTCATCACCTGCATATTTAAGAAGCTGATGAGCGTCACCAGATGATCCTGCGCAATAGCGGTGCCGGACATGCCCAGAGAAATACCGCTGATCGCTGCCGGTTTTCCAGCCAGCACCTGAGGCTCACTCTGACTGATTGGTCTGGACAACCAGTCAATAAGGTTTTTCAGCACACCTGAAAAATAATGATTGTATTCCGGTGTAAAGAACCAGATACCATCTGCGGCCTTAACCTTTTCACGAACTCTGCTCACTGCCTCAGGTGCAGGAAACTCAATGTCCTGATTCATCATAGGCACATCAGCAAAATCCAAGATTTCTAACTCTGCCTGCTGACCTAGCGCTGCCTGAGCTGCCAAGGCCAACTGCCGATTGAAAGACTCTTTTCTAAGAGATCCAACAATAGCTAAAATTTTTACTTTTTCCATATTCTTTCCCCTTTCTGTCTATGCCTCCTCTGAAGGCTTTGGAAGAAGTGGTTTCATGCTGGCTGCACTGATGCCCATGGTGGACAGGTTGTGGAGCAGCGCAGAAGTAGCCGGCGTAATGATGCCGCCCATTCCCAGGAGCAGCAAGCTGGTATTAAAACCCAGTATCGCTCCATAATTATAGTTAATTCGCCGCATCATGTTCATGCTTAACCGGCGGAGGGTCACCAATTCACCTAAATGAGAAGCCAATAAGGTAATATCCGCTACCTCTTTGGCAATATCAGAAGAATCCTTCATAGACACCGATACGTCTGCTGCTGCCAAAGCTGGGGAGTCGTTGATGCCGTCTCCTACCATGATGACTCTGTGGCCGGCCTGTTTAAGGCTTTCCACAATAGCCGCCTTATCTTCCGGCAGAATCTGAGCATAATAGCTGTCGATACCCAACTCCTGCGCCACTTTATTGGCCGCTTTTTCGCTATCTCCAGTCAGCATAATAATCTGCTCGATTCCCAGTTCCCTCAGGCTGCCCAGGATTTCCTTCGTACCGCCCCGCACAGGGTCCTCGATGCAAAGAAATCCGGCCAACTGGCCTCCAATGGCCAGATAGACCACGGAATTGTCATCGCTTTCCTGGTGAATAAGTTTCTTGTCTTCTTCTGTCAATGGCACCTGCTCGTCTTCAAAAATGAAATGATAGCTGCCGATCAGCGTTCGCTTGCCGTGAAGGGACGTAGCAATCCCATGCGCCACCAAATATTCTACCTCGGCATGTTCCTCTTCGTGATTAAGATTTTCCTCCTGTGCTTTGCGAACGATAGCTCTGGCTACGCTGTGAGGGAAATGCTCTTCCATACAGGCGGCTGTCCGCAGAACTTCTTCCCTAGTATAGCTTCCGCAGGGGATGACCTTTTCCACTTGAGGGCTGGCTACAGTTAGGGTACCCGTTTTATCAAAAATAATAATATCCGCCTTCGCATAAGCCTCTAAATGCTTACCGCCCTTGACTACAATTTTATGGGAAGAAGCTTCCCTCATAGCCGAAATAATGGTAATCGGTGTAGATAGCTTCAAGGCACAGGAATAATCTACCATCAGTACGGAAATAGCCTTTGTCAGGTTTCTGGTCAGTAAGAAGGTCAAGCCCGACAGCAGAAAACTGAATGGTACGATAGCATCCGCTAGGGTTTCTGCCTTTCCTTGAATCTTGGCTTTTAAACTTTCCGAGTGATGAATCAAATCGATGATTTTGTTAATCCGGGTCTCGTTGCTGAGTGCTGTCACCCGGATAACCAGGGAACCTTCCTCCACTACTGTGCCGGCAAAAACTGTAGAATCTTCATTCTTTCTCACTGCCAGCGGCTCTCCCGTCATGGAAGACTCGTTGACCATAGCTTCTCCATCGCAAACGGTGCCATCGATTGGAATCATGGAACCGGTGCGCACTAAGATTTGATCCCCCAGCTTTAAATCTGAAATGGCCACAGGCCTCAACGTGCTGCCCTCTTGCAGCCAGGCGAAATCTACATTGATTCGCAGACTTTCTGTCAGTTCGTTGCTAGCTTTCTTGCGGGTATAGTCCTCTAAAAGATCCGACAAGGATAACAGGAACATGATAGAAGCTGCCGTATTGGTATCCCGCTGAACCAGAGATACCGCTATGGAAGTAGCCTCCAACACCTTCACATCCAGCTTGCCCTTTTCCAGACTGCGCAACCCCAGCTTCATGAACTTGTAGGCTCGCAGCAGAGTAAGGGCCGTGCGGATGGGGGCTGGTACCAGCCACTTCATCAGATAGCGCCTTCCTACCATGACCGCCAGCTTACGCTGGAAATCTGTGGTAATATCTCGGGCCTGATTCCGCTCACCCTG
The genomic region above belongs to Aminipila butyrica and contains:
- a CDS encoding sensor histidine kinase translates to MPDTIENLCKTYTNLTDEEIELIKKIEVGLQTMANLADADFFIDCLTTDDATAIVVAEAKPQNVPSSYKKTVVGLLAEPQNEPAVARTFKLGLPTKQMKAVTQEQAHVIQTVEPIWFEGRVIGVLIEEKHADENDEMRDRIRFSNQSYEKIASMLTRLTDESLWLAECIDEALILVDMDGYVSYRNKIAYDLYSRLGYTTDILGRAYRVVALHGSNLEWFDQDANYSGIEVNTSDLTLMVKQIALKNNNVDFAVMIQDITTLREKEKEIILKSVAVKEIHHRVKNSLQMIASLLRLQGRRAKNPGAKKVLEESMSRVLAIASTHELLAKVGVDQVNLREVLENIKDSTLRYFLEPSMDVTVAIKGDGFQVDSEISTSVALVVSELLHNSLQYAFDDGREKGEIIIKIEKRGIYSHISVSDNGKGFDINTIREDSLGLSIVFSIVKDKLKGTIHVRSSDLGTCIAFDFKDKITNTIDNVT
- a CDS encoding ANTAR domain-containing response regulator produces the protein MKEKGRKDIRIVIAEDEPITRMDLKEMLLDAGYSVAGEATEGFDAIEMCKRINPDVVILDIKMPLLDGLSAAKVITEERTAGTVILLTAYSDEEFISRAAKIGASGYIVKPIDERALVPNIEIALARSREVYQIRQQCEAITERLENRTIIEKAKGQLMVSMRMTENEAYEYIKNLSKEKKVSMKRIAEIILA
- a CDS encoding BMC domain-containing protein — its product is MEDNKQRIIQEFVPGKQVTLAHVIANPIKDLYPKLGMIQNEGAIGILTITPSEGAMIAADVASKAANISIGFVDRFNGSLVILGDVSAVEAGIRDVMSMLCDKMGFARAEISRS
- a CDS encoding EutP/PduV family microcompartment system protein, coding for MEDRKQRIILVGRSQAGKTTLTQYMTDQQLSYHKTQTVQVVEGQFIDTPGEYMEQRGFYGALSVTAADVDIIALVQSAVDESTMFAPNFGSMFFGKPVMGIVTKIDEASPEQVRRADLYLEQAGASTRFWVSSMTGEGMDQLKDWLREK
- a CDS encoding NADPH-dependent FMN reductase, whose amino-acid sequence is MEKVKILAIVGSLRKESFNRQLALAAQAALGQQAELEILDFADVPMMNQDIEFPAPEAVSRVREKVKAADGIWFFTPEYNHYFSGVLKNLIDWLSRPISQSEPQVLAGKPAAISGISLGMSGTAIAQDHLVTLISFLNMQVMNMPRLTVPSAMQQLDEQGKLALTSSKPFLEAQAEAFVSFVQAKK
- a CDS encoding heavy metal translocating P-type ATPase gives rise to the protein MRFKIVHDLPGRIRVRCGRDAFSKDESYSIVKTLEDLNFVYSAEASVANGSILVLYEKEKRARVLEQLTALKARELVLVPQGERNQARDITTDFQRKLAVMVGRRYLMKWLVPAPIRTALTLLRAYKFMKLGLRSLEKGKLDVKVLEATSIAVSLVQRDTNTAASIMFLLSLSDLLEDYTRKKASNELTESLRINVDFAWLQEGSTLRPVAISDLKLGDQILVRTGSMIPIDGTVCDGEAMVNESSMTGEPLAVRKNEDSTVFAGTVVEEGSLVIRVTALSNETRINKIIDLIHHSESLKAKIQGKAETLADAIVPFSFLLSGLTFLLTRNLTKAISVLMVDYSCALKLSTPITIISAMREASSHKIVVKGGKHLEAYAKADIIIFDKTGTLTVASPQVEKVIPCGSYTREEVLRTAACMEEHFPHSVARAIVRKAQEENLNHEEEHAEVEYLVAHGIATSLHGKRTLIGSYHFIFEDEQVPLTEEDKKLIHQESDDNSVVYLAIGGQLAGFLCIEDPVRGGTKEILGSLRELGIEQIIMLTGDSEKAANKVAQELGIDSYYAQILPEDKAAIVESLKQAGHRVIMVGDGINDSPALAAADVSVSMKDSSDIAKEVADITLLASHLGELVTLRRLSMNMMRRINYNYGAILGFNTSLLLLGMGGIITPATSALLHNLSTMGISAASMKPLLPKPSEEA